A single window of Gossypium arboreum isolate Shixiya-1 chromosome 13, ASM2569848v2, whole genome shotgun sequence DNA harbors:
- the LOC108464146 gene encoding F-box/kelch-repeat protein At3g23880-like, translating into MMSKQAMFPYYFPEEIFLEIFCKLPVKSLGKCMCVSKAWNSLIKNPYFISSHVSHQSKLRRTKDNNLFFVMTGRHEVEYSLHSDDQEFRKYAQLEYMPFDNHHSIVGACNGLLCLMDFQFSFDSIFILCNPIIRKSITLPKPCLSSLPYKISVGFGFDSAQNDYKLLKITKKGVLDKYVEVELYSLKRNCWKILAPPKYDLYSDDFMVYVNETVHWIAYERVNNEGSYSCKLLILGFDMRDDVFKEIMLPERLRNLPHQSEIYVIPYDELSSIAVIELGSLHAECDIWVMKKYGVVETWTKMYSLGKLGTEPMPRVLGFRKNGDLMLRTYNNLRLISRDPESNEIDYFGIQGRRTYVCNYTESLVLLDRVIDDAMTENRANYAGNANRSTE; encoded by the coding sequence ATGATGTCAAAACAAGCAATGTTTCCATACTATTTCCCTGAAGAAATCTTCCTTGAAATCTTCTGTAAACTACCTGTGAAATCCCTGGGGAAATGCATGTGTGTTTCTAAAGCCTGGAATTCTCTCATCAAGAACCCATATTTTATTTCCAGCCATGTGAGCCATCAGTCAAAGCTTCGTCGCACAAAAGACAACAATCTATTCTTTGTCATGACTGGCCGCCATGAAGTGGAATACTCTCTGCATTCTGATGACCAAGAATTCAGAAAGTACGCCCAGTTAGAGTACATGCCTTTTGATAACCATCATTCTATTGTTGGTGCTTGCAATGGGTTGCTTTGTTTGATGGACTTTCAGTTTAGTTTCGATAGCATCTTCATTTTATGCAACCCAATTATTCGGAAGTCTATTACGCTACCAAAACCATGTTTGTCTAGTTTGCCATATAAAATATCCGTTGGGTTTGGATTTGATTCAGCACAAAATGACTATAAACTTCTGAAAATCACTAAGAAAGGTGTGCTAGACAAGTATGTTGAGGTTGAACTTTACTCACTCAAAAGGAATTGCTGGAAAATATTAGCCCCACCAAAATATGATCTTTATTCTGATGATTTCATGGTTTATGTGAATGAAACTGTTCATTGGATTGCTTATGAGAGAGTGAATAATGAAGGGAGTTATAGTTGTAAGCTTTTGATTTTGGGTTTTGATATGAGGGATGATGTTTTTAAAGAGATTATGTTGCCTGAGAGATTGAGGAATTTGCCCCATCAGTCAGAGATCTATGTAATTCCATATGATGAATTGTCATCAATTGCTGTGATTGAATTGGGGTCTTTACATGCCGAGTGTGATATATGGGTGATGAAGAAGTATGGTGTCGTAGAAACATGGACTAAGATGTACAGTTTAGGAAAACTGGGGACGGAGCCAATGCCGAGGGTTCTGGGGTTTAGGAAAAATGGGGATTTGATGTTGAGAACTTATAACAATCTAAGATTGATTTCCCGTGATCCGGAGAGCAATGAAATCGATTATTTTGGAATTCAAGGCAGACGTACTTATGTTTGTAATTATACGGAGAGCCTAGTGTTACTTGATCGAGTAATTGATGATGCTATGACTGAGAATCGTGCAAACTATGCGGGTAATGCTAATCGTTCAACTGAGTGA